One stretch of Cedecea neteri DNA includes these proteins:
- the fghA gene encoding S-formylglutathione hydrolase encodes MELLEEHRCFEGWQQRWRHPSTVLNCPMTFSIFLPPPAGTTPPPVVYWLSGLTCNDENFTTKAGAQRVAAELGIVLVMPDTSPRGEEVPNDAGYDLGQGAGFYLNATQQPWATHFRMYDYLRDELPQLIADNFSVSEKASIFGHSMGGHGALIMALKNPGRFRSVSAFAPIVNPTRVPWGQKAFRAYLGEDESLWQEWDSCCLLGKAGASAQLPTLIDQGDDDQFLADQLRPEEFEKIAQEKGWPLTLRIQPGCDHSYYFIATFVEDHLRFHAEHLRG; translated from the coding sequence ATGGAATTACTGGAAGAACACCGATGTTTCGAAGGCTGGCAGCAGCGCTGGCGCCACCCGTCCACCGTGCTTAACTGCCCAATGACATTCAGTATTTTTCTCCCACCTCCGGCTGGCACCACGCCGCCGCCGGTGGTTTACTGGCTTTCCGGGCTGACCTGCAACGATGAAAATTTCACGACTAAAGCAGGCGCGCAGCGCGTTGCCGCCGAGCTTGGCATTGTCCTGGTGATGCCGGACACCAGCCCACGCGGCGAAGAAGTGCCAAACGACGCGGGCTATGACCTGGGCCAGGGCGCAGGCTTTTACCTCAACGCGACGCAGCAGCCGTGGGCCACGCACTTCCGCATGTACGATTACCTGCGCGATGAACTGCCTCAGCTGATTGCGGATAATTTCAGCGTCAGCGAGAAAGCCTCAATCTTTGGCCACTCCATGGGCGGCCACGGCGCGCTGATCATGGCGCTGAAAAACCCCGGCCGCTTCCGCTCGGTTTCTGCCTTTGCGCCTATCGTTAACCCGACCCGCGTCCCGTGGGGGCAAAAAGCCTTCAGGGCCTATCTCGGTGAAGATGAATCTTTATGGCAAGAATGGGACAGCTGCTGCCTGCTGGGTAAAGCCGGGGCGTCCGCACAGCTGCCAACGCTCATCGATCAGGGGGATGACGATCAGTTCCTGGCCGACCAGTTAAGGCCGGAAGAGTTTGAAAAAATCGCGCAGGAGAAAGGCTGGCCGCTGACGCTGCGCATTCAGCCGGGCTGCGACCACAGTTACTATTTCATCGCCACGTTTGTGGAGGATCACCTTCGTTTTCATGCGGAGCATTTGCGGGGATAG
- the folE gene encoding GTP cyclohydrolase I FolE has product MSSLSKEAALVHEALLARGLETPLRPPLRELDNETRKSQIAAHMTEIMQLLNLDLSDDSLIETPHRIAKMYVDEIFSGLDYANFPKITVIENKMKVDEMVTVRDITLTSTCEHHFVTIDGKATVAYIPKDTVIGLSKINRIVQFFAQRPQVQERLTQQILTALQTLLGTNNVAVSIDAVHYCVKARGVKDATSATTTTSLGGLFKSSQNTRQEFLRAVRHN; this is encoded by the coding sequence ATGTCATCACTCTCAAAAGAAGCCGCCCTGGTTCATGAGGCGCTGCTTGCGCGCGGTTTGGAAACGCCGCTGCGTCCGCCGTTACGTGAACTGGATAATGAAACTCGTAAAAGCCAGATTGCCGCCCATATGACGGAAATCATGCAGCTGCTTAATCTCGATTTGAGTGACGACAGCCTGATTGAAACGCCGCATCGCATCGCCAAAATGTATGTCGATGAGATTTTCTCTGGCCTGGACTACGCGAACTTCCCGAAAATCACCGTCATTGAAAATAAAATGAAGGTCGATGAAATGGTCACCGTGCGCGATATCACCCTGACCAGCACGTGCGAGCACCACTTCGTGACTATCGACGGTAAAGCAACCGTGGCGTATATCCCCAAAGACACCGTGATTGGCCTGTCTAAAATTAACCGCATCGTGCAGTTTTTTGCTCAGCGCCCGCAGGTTCAGGAACGCCTGACCCAGCAGATCCTGACCGCGCTGCAAACGCTGCTGGGCACCAACAACGTGGCGGTTTCCATTGATGCCGTGCATTACTGCGTGAAAGCGCGTGGCGTGAAAGACGCTACCAGCGCGACCACCACCACGTCACTCGGTGGCCTGTTTAAGTCCAGCCAGAATACGCGTCAGGAGTTCCTGCGCGCAGTACGCCACAATTAA